One part of the Alphaproteobacteria bacterium genome encodes these proteins:
- the ppa gene encoding inorganic diphosphatase, with protein sequence MDIEQIPIGKNPPYDVNAIIEIPLGGQPVKYEIDKKSGAAFVDRFLHTAMYYPTNYGFVPHTLSSDGDPVDIMVVGPIPVVPGAVIRSRPIGVLLMEDESGLDEKIIAVPVDDLHPFYTKVNSYKDLPEILLDQICHFFEHYKDLEEGKWVKVRGWGDVEEATRLIEEGIVRAAQAK encoded by the coding sequence ATGGATATCGAACAAATTCCAATTGGTAAAAATCCCCCTTATGATGTAAATGCAATTATCGAAATTCCTTTAGGTGGTCAGCCTGTTAAGTATGAGATTGATAAAAAATCTGGTGCTGCTTTTGTGGATCGTTTTTTGCACACAGCGATGTATTATCCAACAAATTATGGTTTTGTGCCACATACGCTCTCAAGTGATGGAGATCCTGTTGATATTATGGTTGTAGGGCCGATCCCCGTTGTGCCGGGTGCTGTGATTCGTTCGCGTCCAATTGGTGTTTTGCTCATGGAAGATGAGAGCGGGCTTGATGAAAAAATCATTGCTGTTCCCGTTGATGACTTGCATCCGTTCTATACAAAAGTGAATTCTTACAAAGACTTACCAGAAATCTTGCTTGATCAGATTTGCCATTTCTTTGAACATTACAAAGATCTCGAAGAAGGCAAATGGGTAAAAGTCAGAGGCTGGGGTGATGTTGAAGAAGCAACACGTCTGATTGAAGAAGGTATTGTGAGAGCTGCTCAGGCAAAGTAA
- the rplU gene encoding 50S ribosomal protein L21 — protein sequence MFAIIKTGGKQYKIAENDVLRVEKLEGEAGSKLKISDVLMISDGSKSTVGTPLISGASVEVEIVAHDRNDKIIVFKKKRRQNYRRKQGHRQHVTVLKILKIKAA from the coding sequence ATGTTTGCTATTATTAAAACAGGCGGAAAACAATACAAGATTGCAGAGAATGATGTTCTTCGCGTTGAAAAGCTTGAAGGCGAAGCCGGATCAAAATTAAAAATTTCTGATGTATTGATGATCTCTGATGGATCAAAATCAACAGTTGGCACACCTCTTATTAGCGGTGCATCTGTTGAAGTTGAAATCGTTGCACATGATCGCAATGATAAAATCATTGTTTTCAAAAAGAAGCGTCGTCAAAATTATCGTCGTAAACAAGGTCATCGTCAACACGTGACTGTCCTTAAAATTTTAAAAATTAAAGCTGCGTAA
- the rpmA gene encoding 50S ribosomal protein L27, producing MAQKKAGGSSRNGRDSAGRRLGVKKFGGESVTTGNILVRQRGTKFHPGKNVGIGKDHTLFALTDGKVLFQLKREGRQYVTIVA from the coding sequence ATGGCTCAGAAAAAAGCTGGTGGTAGTTCAAGAAACGGTCGTGACTCAGCAGGTCGCCGTCTTGGTGTAAAAAAGTTTGGTGGCGAATCTGTCACAACAGGAAACATCCTTGTTCGTCAAAGAGGGACAAAGTTCCATCCTGGTAAAAACGTCGGCATTGGTAAAGATCACACTCTTTTTGCTTTAACAGACGGAAAAGTTCTTTTCCAACTAAAGCGCGAAGGTCGTCAGTACGTAACAATTGTTGCTTAA
- the obgE gene encoding GTPase ObgE produces the protein MKFLDQAKIYLRSGDGGAGCVSFRREKFIEYGGPDGGNGGRGGHIIFEAVDNLNTLIDFRYQQHFKAPKGDHGRGSNCTGANGENLVIKVPVGTQIIDNDKETVLHDFTEPHERFIFLKGGDGGFGNLHYKTSVNQSPRRSTPGWPGHEMWVWLRLKLIADAGLLGLPNAGKSTFLATTSRARPKIADYPFTTLVPNLGVVYSGNKEFVVADIPGLIEGAHEGHGLGTKFLGHVERTSILIHLVDATEEDVVGNYNIIRSELEAYGGNLAEKAELIALTKCDALQEDEIAKKVKALKKATKQEIHTISCLQKRGIPELLFAIEAEIEKHKPLKERRSEESDIPSYEEE, from the coding sequence ATGAAATTTTTAGACCAAGCAAAAATATACTTACGAAGCGGAGACGGCGGTGCCGGCTGCGTGAGCTTTCGTCGTGAAAAATTCATTGAATATGGCGGTCCAGACGGTGGCAATGGCGGCAGAGGCGGTCATATCATCTTCGAAGCTGTCGACAATCTCAACACCCTCATTGACTTTCGCTATCAACAGCATTTCAAAGCCCCAAAAGGCGATCATGGCCGAGGCAGCAACTGCACTGGTGCCAATGGTGAAAACCTTGTCATCAAAGTACCAGTTGGAACGCAAATCATTGATAATGATAAAGAAACTGTTCTCCATGACTTTACTGAACCGCATGAAAGATTCATCTTTTTAAAAGGCGGAGATGGTGGATTCGGCAATCTTCATTACAAAACATCTGTCAATCAGTCCCCTCGCCGTTCAACACCTGGTTGGCCTGGGCACGAAATGTGGGTTTGGCTTCGCTTGAAACTCATTGCTGATGCAGGCCTTTTGGGCCTTCCTAATGCTGGAAAATCGACCTTTCTGGCAACGACATCAAGGGCGCGTCCTAAAATTGCTGACTATCCCTTCACAACCCTTGTTCCGAATCTAGGCGTTGTCTATTCTGGGAACAAAGAATTTGTGGTAGCTGATATTCCCGGCCTCATTGAAGGTGCTCATGAAGGCCATGGACTTGGCACAAAGTTTCTGGGTCACGTTGAACGCACATCGATTCTGATCCATTTGGTTGATGCAACCGAAGAAGATGTTGTTGGCAATTACAATATCATCCGCTCAGAGCTTGAAGCCTATGGCGGTAATCTTGCCGAGAAGGCTGAACTGATTGCACTCACAAAGTGCGATGCGCTTCAAGAAGATGAGATCGCGAAAAAAGTCAAGGCTCTTAAAAAGGCAACAAAGCAAGAGATTCATACAATTTCATGCTTGCAAAAACGCGGGATTCCTGAACTTCTCTTTGCCATTGAAGCAGAAATTGAAAAGCACAAGCCACTCAAAGAACGTCGTTCTGAGGAAAGTGATATCCCTTCTTACGAAGAAGAGTAA
- a CDS encoding HAMP domain-containing protein translates to MNLRLFTNAPFFLAGISLLAGILTYAVLTRSYPFGGDPETIIALFVVDLTLLLALTVVILRRVVKLWAATKSGKAGSKLHARFVTIFSLLAIIPSVLMATFLSFFFFFAMQSWFDDKVKTAVTESVSVAEAYLKEHQQNIRSDVLLMARDINSIGISRYYDPTVFQDHLYNLAFIHNVNEALIFDRAGNIVARFGLTFSIHLDQFTNTDFERAAQGDIILKSDQIDKSGKSSKGDIIRALIKLDNLPDSYLLIGRYVDGQVLQHIENTKQASDAYTELDSNRTDLEQTGIALYLIVSLLLLLTAIWAGLYFANRLVKPIGRLIDAAEKVGEGKFDIQLSDPDPKSEFGTLTRTFNSMTTQLENQRSELLKTNDVLNLKSIFMETVLSGVASGVIGLDQKFVIELINESGLTLIGIPKDEILKKNIITILPILSDEIAHLKTHKVHDIEGQLKYTDPEGITKVFLYRIAAEIQNEKATGYVLTFHDITDLISAQRKAAWSEVAKRIAHEIKNPLTPIQLSAERLLTKYKKQITDDAETFTSCVETIVRQVEQIGRMVDEFSAFARMPGPRFQQVPFVKLCNQSVVLQETAHPDIVFKFHTQLNEFADRPEGVILQCDPGQIDQVLKNILQNAIEAIAMKKESLSTEAQRKKYIGRIDCKFEHLGKTISFSVQDNGIGMQNYTSEQLTEPYVTTKKTGTGLGLAIAKKIIEDHAGQIKIIPVQSGVRAEIILPFELGR, encoded by the coding sequence ATGAATCTGCGATTATTTACCAATGCTCCTTTTTTTCTTGCTGGCATTTCATTGCTGGCGGGTATTCTCACCTATGCTGTTCTCACGCGCTCTTATCCCTTTGGAGGAGATCCTGAAACAATCATCGCTCTTTTTGTTGTTGATTTGACACTTCTTCTTGCATTGACTGTTGTTATTTTACGACGTGTTGTCAAACTTTGGGCGGCGACAAAATCAGGAAAAGCAGGCTCGAAGCTCCATGCTCGTTTTGTGACTATTTTCAGTCTTTTGGCCATTATTCCATCGGTTTTGATGGCAACCTTTTTATCTTTTTTCTTTTTCTTTGCCATGCAATCTTGGTTTGATGACAAAGTCAAAACAGCTGTGACCGAATCGGTCAGTGTTGCTGAAGCCTACCTCAAAGAACATCAACAAAATATTCGCTCTGATGTCCTGCTCATGGCCCGTGACATTAATTCTATTGGCATTTCACGCTATTATGACCCGACTGTTTTTCAAGATCATCTTTACAATTTGGCCTTCATCCATAATGTGAATGAAGCCCTGATTTTTGACCGGGCTGGCAATATTGTTGCTAGATTTGGCCTTACTTTTTCGATCCATCTCGATCAATTCACCAATACTGATTTCGAACGCGCCGCTCAAGGGGACATCATTCTGAAATCTGATCAGATTGACAAGAGTGGAAAAAGCTCAAAAGGTGATATTATCCGGGCGCTCATCAAGCTTGACAATCTGCCTGATTCTTATTTGCTCATTGGTCGCTATGTTGATGGACAAGTTCTGCAACATATTGAAAATACAAAACAAGCCTCAGATGCCTACACCGAGCTTGACAGTAATCGCACCGATCTTGAGCAAACGGGTATAGCGCTCTACCTAATTGTCTCGCTCCTTTTATTGCTCACCGCCATTTGGGCTGGGCTCTACTTTGCGAATCGTCTGGTGAAGCCAATCGGCCGCCTTATTGATGCTGCTGAAAAAGTGGGCGAAGGAAAATTTGATATTCAGCTCTCTGATCCTGATCCTAAAAGTGAGTTTGGAACTTTAACGCGCACCTTTAATTCCATGACAACACAATTAGAAAATCAACGTTCCGAGCTTTTAAAAACAAATGATGTTCTCAACTTAAAGAGCATTTTTATGGAAACAGTGCTCTCTGGTGTTGCCTCAGGCGTCATTGGCCTTGATCAGAAATTTGTGATCGAACTCATTAATGAATCAGGTCTTACACTCATCGGAATTCCGAAAGATGAGATCCTCAAAAAGAACATCATTACAATTCTGCCGATTCTGTCAGATGAAATTGCGCATCTAAAAACACATAAAGTTCACGATATTGAAGGACAGCTTAAATATACAGACCCTGAAGGCATTACAAAAGTTTTCCTCTACCGGATTGCCGCTGAAATCCAGAATGAAAAAGCCACTGGATATGTTCTGACCTTTCACGACATCACTGACCTGATCTCTGCGCAGCGAAAAGCAGCCTGGTCTGAGGTTGCCAAACGGATTGCTCATGAAATTAAAAACCCACTGACGCCGATCCAACTCTCAGCTGAGCGTCTTTTAACAAAATACAAAAAGCAAATCACAGATGATGCAGAAACCTTCACTTCATGCGTTGAGACAATTGTACGTCAGGTGGAGCAAATCGGCCGGATGGTTGATGAGTTTTCGGCCTTTGCACGCATGCCTGGACCGCGTTTTCAGCAGGTTCCTTTCGTTAAGCTCTGCAATCAGTCTGTTGTTCTGCAAGAAACAGCGCATCCGGATATTGTGTTCAAATTCCATACACAGCTGAATGAATTTGCTGACAGGCCTGAAGGCGTTATTTTACAATGCGATCCAGGACAAATTGACCAGGTCCTCAAGAACATTCTCCAAAATGCCATTGAAGCGATTGCGATGAAAAAAGAATCCCTCTCAACAGAAGCGCAGCGTAAAAAATACATCGGTCGTATCGATTGCAAGTTTGAGCATTTGGGCAAGACGATCTCTTTCTCTGTCCAAGATAACGGTATTGGCATGCAGAATTACACATCTGAACAGCTCACAGAACCTTATGTCACAACAAAGAAAACAGGGACAGGCCTTGGCC